The following proteins come from a genomic window of Paenibacillus swuensis:
- a CDS encoding 5'-nucleotidase C-terminal domain-containing protein — protein MNWFNRGKRTISALMALLMIVGTLLPQGFMGQAEAAQADHVVISEAYGGGGNSGAQLSNDFIELYNPTSNPVDLTGWSVQYTSKTGNFTSPLKTNLTGTIAPYSYFLVEEAKGTNTHGAPGLNSPDVAGGTIGMSATEFKLALVSSTSNITGPTDANVVDFVGAGTANAFETAATPALSNTTSVHRKTNSGTDAVSDTSNGSGWDTNNNSADFTLGAPSPKNSSVTSGGGGNPTPTITTTPDASKMVFNNTNPAAATVTGTTYAVAASSEVKLYLDMPGAGVNPVQTVTADTYGVFGFAPIDNAAAAKTAVYVTATAPGLAESAPVLVQATGTSSSQSPDVNGSRVTFYTEAATGLGIVTGQMKSAVATTGSTSVTISVYNGNPAASGSKLMFKGTPSDGMTSIATGNTGKFEFKFDNSALQLSQVYVTQTVTEAGLTKAESPGVAVTQSIEITSVNGIKDLRAVDSNGIAVLDGNGLKYKVQGVVTVSNNIIGNKSIYIQDQEAGINVYGSSLMVAPGDRVEVTGKITDYNGLIELDKAVVSKISTETAPTAVSKTVAELTNYDTAESLEGKLVKTEAKITTIPATAAGGGYNIIVADPDGKSMTMRVMTTVPGFSTDKLTKDETYEITGILGQFVAGDVRKTGYQIFPRSLEDMKVKDLPAADQVPLVYQVKPGKMESTYNKKPVISAKVEKTSYDLNWSSLLVKLDGTDVSSSVIKDEAAGTISYTPATDLSIGEHKLEIALADTNANLNTYKSYFFVQENVADAGLKTFFGIPHAHTQYSDGAGTPTDAFAKAKANNLDYLIVTDHSNQFEGDTYVTNKNEYEEKTNSEWALTKQQADAFNAANSDFLALRGFEMTYSNVGHSNVFNTDKYVERKTMTDLADFYDWLGEQEGAIAAFNHPNWPNDSFNNLSYDPDIDHMMSMIEVGNGAPPYSYARAESHFFKALDNGWHVGASNAQDNHSTNWGDPDNLTAVIAKDLSRESFYEAIRNRRFYSTEARDTELKVKANGHWMGSTLNVSKGEEINFEVHVKDANDPIIRMELITNAGMVIDSKDVAELTEETWTPKVTKGDGANWYVVKVYHKGDKWTTASPIFTIGGENDVKLVGVTVNPDPTVPGQETTLTAELSNMGVYAANNLEVQFYQGSVSPANLIGSGTVDYLAPNRKKSVSAKWTPANHGQVQIITKLTEQPDITTVTQINKTVTIVKSNNKKVLIDKFHNNADVPGAMLNITELLRRYGFLAKMNEAVITPATLAGYDLFILNTPTALANDMTEAERQAISDWVKAGGSLMVSGKSNHTFEDGATMLNPLLTKLDSNIRINNDNVYEPNSSDSFSGGMKWSVYAKTMPTTVSGLNNNMEAIRYFSGASLVNKDMQALENNAATDLEVLVAGNATSYNFNVQPGSYTYNSAIGGENDPAQTSGPDGAKIPLIAKETIGNGKVIVSGRHWYSDFEIVNDVSNTAFLLRLVDWATEHNRIQTIADVRQNTQPGEVVTVQGVVTAPTGKFFDTVYIQDDTGGIALFGASGKDLPVGTVVIATGGITEFEGEKELSFENFKYQILYAGPGTKREAKAATIKQVADGAYTGQYVKTVGQIKEINDAGSYVLLEHKGVQARLHTDGYLPLNLKRFKTGDWIEAAGIASVGALGNRLRIIYGEDLKLTTDNSLEQPWKLTLMHTNDTHAHLADVARRATLVKQIRSEVSDSLLLDAGDVFSGDLYFTEWMGLADLEFMNYMGYDAMTFGNHEFDKGPAALAEFVSKAKFPLLSANVDFAQEPLTSPLLRNQITIDANAAKTTAVAGIYPSVIMNVYGQKVGLIGLTTEDTVETSSPGDNITFNDANASAQATVEVLRNQGINKIIVVSHLGYSRDEELAKAVEGIDVIVGGHTHTLLEKPTVVTDAQHQTPTIIVQANEWGKFLGRLDVTFDKDGNVLPAETQGNLLKVDAAVPEDATAKSMLNFYNGKLEAVKNQEIGETTVVLDGVRENVRAKETNLGNFIADGMLAKAKALKQADVAIMNGGGIRGSIDIGKITMGELRTVMPFGNTLYVLDVTGQQLKDGLENGVSGAALASLPGKFPQVAGMKFKWSPDRTAGNWVYDVQIHNGTGFEALDLTATYRVATNSFVGLGGDGYNSFKPVVGSTSYREDLGFADYEIFIEHMNSFNGVIAPKVEGRIIRELGTGNNGNNGNNGNNGNNGNNGNNGNNGNNGNNGNNGNNGNNGNNGNNGNNGNNGNKDKTEKIKENGKDVILLSVSNINEAVDGVIQLVVKAEDSSVDGYQVKLEPNAVEQIFTSTKAEEIVVSTPVGQYILPVEELKKAVGQGENVTVKFKLTSNEQAEQQAMLKGIKVLAAVDFSIVVSVNNGPEREVAAFTQYVERTVELKKTPDNAASLAVVRVVTQPDGTVTYEPIPFKWIDGKVHLFSFTNSTFVVMENARTFADITNHWAKADIESMAGKMIVSGINATKFQPNQNITRAEFAMMIAKAMGLGTTTAATVNTFTDIKSGQWYSSAVEAAAGHGLVKGDAKGSFNPNHLITREEMAVMLYNAMFLANNTPLNNSNAINAKDADKISPWAKQAVSALYDASIMQGVNGNVKPKQASTRAEAAALLNRMLSKIDFSK, from the coding sequence GTGAATTGGTTTAATCGGGGCAAAAGAACAATCAGCGCGTTGATGGCGTTGTTGATGATCGTGGGGACATTGTTACCGCAAGGCTTCATGGGTCAGGCAGAGGCTGCTCAGGCAGATCACGTCGTCATTAGTGAAGCCTATGGCGGAGGAGGGAATAGCGGGGCACAGCTTAGTAACGATTTTATAGAGTTATATAACCCTACAAGCAATCCCGTGGATTTGACAGGATGGTCAGTGCAATATACGAGCAAAACGGGGAACTTCACTTCCCCACTAAAAACGAACTTGACAGGTACCATTGCACCGTACAGCTATTTCTTAGTTGAAGAAGCAAAAGGTACAAATACACATGGTGCACCTGGTTTAAATTCGCCTGATGTAGCAGGCGGCACTATTGGTATGAGCGCAACAGAGTTTAAATTGGCGTTGGTAAGTAGTACTTCAAACATTACCGGTCCAACGGACGCAAATGTGGTTGATTTCGTTGGTGCGGGAACGGCAAATGCCTTTGAAACGGCCGCAACGCCTGCTCTTTCCAATACAACCAGTGTCCACCGCAAAACAAACTCCGGTACGGACGCCGTATCCGACACGAGCAACGGAAGCGGTTGGGACACGAATAACAATAGTGCGGATTTCACATTGGGCGCACCTTCGCCTAAGAACTCATCCGTCACAAGCGGAGGCGGAGGCAACCCTACACCAACAATTACAACCACACCTGACGCTTCCAAAATGGTGTTCAACAACACCAACCCTGCGGCAGCTACGGTAACAGGCACAACCTACGCGGTTGCGGCTTCCTCCGAAGTGAAGCTGTACCTGGACATGCCTGGTGCAGGCGTCAACCCGGTACAGACGGTTACCGCGGACACTTACGGCGTCTTTGGATTCGCGCCGATCGATAACGCGGCTGCCGCGAAAACAGCCGTATACGTAACCGCAACGGCACCGGGCCTTGCGGAAAGCGCGCCTGTGCTTGTCCAGGCGACAGGCACCAGCAGTTCGCAATCTCCGGATGTGAACGGCTCCAGAGTGACGTTCTACACTGAAGCCGCGACAGGTCTCGGCATCGTTACAGGGCAAATGAAATCAGCGGTGGCCACAACCGGATCGACAAGTGTAACCATCTCGGTTTACAACGGAAATCCAGCCGCGTCTGGGTCCAAATTAATGTTTAAAGGTACCCCTTCCGACGGAATGACATCCATTGCGACAGGGAACACAGGGAAATTTGAGTTCAAGTTTGATAACAGCGCACTCCAACTCTCTCAAGTTTATGTAACGCAAACGGTAACGGAAGCGGGACTAACCAAGGCGGAAAGCCCGGGTGTCGCGGTAACTCAGTCGATTGAGATTACATCCGTTAACGGCATTAAGGATCTGAGAGCGGTAGATTCCAACGGAATTGCTGTTCTCGACGGCAACGGGTTGAAGTACAAGGTACAAGGTGTTGTCACGGTAAGTAACAATATCATCGGCAACAAATCCATCTACATTCAGGATCAGGAAGCGGGCATTAACGTATACGGCAGTTCCCTCATGGTTGCTCCGGGTGACCGTGTTGAAGTAACAGGCAAGATTACAGATTACAATGGATTGATCGAACTGGATAAGGCTGTTGTCAGCAAAATAAGCACAGAGACAGCACCAACGGCAGTCTCCAAAACAGTAGCGGAATTAACAAACTATGACACAGCCGAATCTCTGGAAGGCAAGTTAGTGAAAACAGAGGCAAAGATTACAACCATTCCTGCAACAGCTGCAGGCGGAGGCTACAACATTATCGTTGCCGACCCGGACGGAAAATCCATGACGATGCGTGTGATGACTACCGTTCCCGGCTTCTCAACCGACAAGCTGACTAAAGATGAAACCTACGAGATCACGGGTATATTGGGACAATTTGTCGCCGGTGATGTTCGTAAAACCGGATATCAAATTTTTCCGCGCTCGCTGGAAGATATGAAGGTGAAAGACTTGCCTGCGGCTGATCAGGTTCCGCTCGTGTATCAGGTGAAGCCAGGCAAGATGGAATCCACCTACAACAAGAAACCTGTCATTTCGGCCAAAGTGGAGAAGACCTCGTATGATCTGAACTGGTCTAGCTTATTGGTTAAGTTGGACGGGACGGATGTCAGTTCTTCTGTAATCAAAGATGAAGCCGCCGGAACCATCAGCTACACGCCGGCAACGGATCTGTCCATCGGCGAGCATAAACTCGAAATCGCGCTTGCGGATACCAATGCAAACTTGAATACTTACAAATCTTACTTCTTCGTACAGGAAAACGTTGCGGATGCGGGACTGAAAACGTTCTTCGGCATCCCTCATGCGCATACTCAGTATTCGGACGGCGCAGGAACGCCGACCGACGCTTTTGCCAAAGCGAAAGCGAACAACCTGGATTATCTGATTGTCACAGATCATTCGAATCAATTTGAAGGCGACACTTATGTTACCAACAAGAATGAATATGAAGAGAAAACGAATTCCGAGTGGGCGCTGACCAAGCAGCAAGCGGATGCGTTTAACGCCGCTAACAGCGACTTCCTTGCCCTTCGCGGGTTTGAGATGACGTACAGCAATGTGGGTCACTCCAATGTATTTAATACCGATAAATATGTTGAACGTAAAACCATGACGGATTTAGCCGATTTCTACGATTGGCTTGGCGAGCAAGAAGGCGCGATCGCGGCGTTCAATCATCCGAACTGGCCGAACGATTCGTTCAACAACCTTTCTTACGATCCTGACATTGATCACATGATGTCGATGATCGAGGTCGGTAACGGGGCGCCGCCTTACAGTTATGCGCGTGCGGAAAGCCACTTTTTTAAAGCATTGGACAACGGTTGGCATGTAGGAGCAAGTAATGCTCAAGATAATCACAGCACCAACTGGGGCGACCCGGACAATCTGACGGCGGTCATCGCCAAGGATCTGTCCCGTGAATCTTTCTATGAAGCGATTCGGAACCGCAGATTCTACTCTACCGAAGCCCGCGATACCGAACTCAAGGTGAAAGCGAACGGTCACTGGATGGGCAGTACCTTGAATGTGAGCAAGGGCGAAGAGATTAACTTCGAGGTGCATGTTAAAGATGCCAACGATCCGATTATTCGCATGGAGCTGATTACGAATGCGGGTATGGTCATTGACAGCAAAGATGTGGCCGAGTTAACGGAAGAAACGTGGACTCCTAAAGTAACCAAGGGTGACGGTGCCAACTGGTATGTCGTGAAGGTATATCATAAAGGCGATAAGTGGACGACAGCCAGTCCGATCTTCACCATTGGCGGAGAGAACGACGTGAAGCTGGTCGGGGTTACGGTCAATCCGGATCCTACCGTGCCGGGGCAAGAAACGACGTTGACGGCGGAGCTCAGCAATATGGGCGTCTACGCCGCGAATAACCTGGAGGTTCAATTCTACCAAGGTTCCGTTTCACCGGCGAACCTGATCGGTTCAGGCACGGTGGACTATCTGGCGCCGAATCGGAAGAAGTCTGTATCGGCCAAGTGGACGCCGGCTAACCATGGACAGGTCCAGATCATTACGAAGTTGACGGAGCAGCCGGACATCACCACGGTGACCCAGATTAACAAAACCGTGACAATCGTGAAATCCAACAACAAGAAAGTGCTGATTGACAAGTTTCATAATAATGCAGACGTTCCCGGCGCGATGTTGAATATTACGGAGCTGCTGAGACGGTACGGCTTTTTGGCCAAAATGAATGAAGCTGTCATCACGCCCGCCACCCTTGCCGGGTACGATTTATTCATCCTGAACACGCCTACCGCGCTGGCCAATGATATGACGGAAGCGGAGAGACAAGCCATCTCGGATTGGGTGAAAGCCGGCGGATCGCTGATGGTTTCGGGTAAATCCAATCATACGTTCGAGGACGGCGCAACAATGTTGAATCCGTTGCTCACGAAGTTGGACTCGAACATTCGGATCAATAACGATAATGTTTATGAGCCTAACAGCTCTGATAGCTTTAGCGGCGGCATGAAATGGTCCGTTTACGCCAAGACGATGCCGACAACGGTGAGCGGACTAAACAACAATATGGAAGCAATCCGTTATTTCAGCGGAGCCTCTCTGGTCAACAAGGATATGCAAGCTTTGGAGAACAACGCGGCAACGGATCTGGAAGTGCTGGTCGCGGGGAATGCCACTTCCTACAACTTTAATGTTCAACCGGGATCTTACACGTACAATAGCGCCATTGGGGGAGAGAACGATCCTGCTCAAACCTCAGGGCCGGATGGAGCCAAGATCCCTTTAATCGCCAAAGAAACCATTGGCAACGGTAAAGTCATTGTTTCCGGAAGGCATTGGTATTCCGATTTTGAAATTGTGAATGATGTAAGTAATACGGCATTCTTGCTGCGGTTGGTCGATTGGGCGACCGAGCATAATCGCATTCAAACGATCGCTGACGTTAGGCAGAACACGCAACCCGGCGAAGTCGTTACAGTTCAAGGGGTTGTGACGGCGCCTACGGGCAAGTTCTTCGACACCGTGTATATTCAGGATGACACAGGCGGGATCGCGCTCTTTGGAGCCAGCGGCAAGGATCTGCCTGTAGGTACGGTAGTGATCGCGACAGGCGGAATCACGGAATTTGAAGGCGAGAAAGAGCTGAGCTTTGAGAACTTCAAGTATCAAATTCTGTATGCCGGTCCGGGCACGAAGAGAGAAGCCAAAGCGGCTACAATTAAGCAGGTGGCCGACGGCGCTTATACAGGTCAATATGTGAAGACGGTCGGTCAGATAAAAGAGATTAATGATGCGGGCAGTTACGTCTTGCTGGAGCACAAAGGGGTTCAGGCGCGTCTGCATACAGACGGTTATCTGCCTTTGAATTTAAAACGCTTCAAGACTGGGGATTGGATTGAAGCTGCCGGAATCGCGTCGGTGGGGGCTTTGGGCAATCGCTTGCGGATTATTTATGGTGAAGATTTGAAGCTGACCACGGACAACTCCCTGGAGCAGCCATGGAAGCTGACGTTGATGCATACGAACGACACGCATGCGCACTTGGCGGATGTGGCCAGACGGGCAACGCTGGTGAAGCAGATTCGCAGCGAGGTTAGCGACAGCCTTTTGCTTGATGCGGGGGATGTGTTCTCGGGCGATCTCTACTTCACGGAATGGATGGGCCTCGCGGATCTGGAGTTCATGAATTACATGGGCTATGATGCGATGACGTTCGGTAACCATGAGTTCGACAAAGGTCCTGCGGCGCTGGCTGAGTTTGTGAGTAAGGCCAAGTTCCCGTTGCTTAGCGCCAATGTTGATTTTGCTCAGGAGCCTTTGACGAGTCCATTGCTGCGTAATCAGATAACCATTGATGCGAATGCGGCCAAAACGACCGCCGTTGCAGGAATTTACCCATCAGTGATCATGAACGTTTACGGGCAAAAGGTGGGACTCATCGGACTAACGACGGAAGATACGGTAGAGACCTCGAGTCCGGGCGATAACATTACGTTTAACGATGCGAATGCTTCGGCTCAAGCGACGGTTGAAGTTCTGCGGAACCAAGGCATTAACAAAATTATCGTGGTGTCCCATCTGGGGTACTCCAGAGACGAAGAGCTGGCTAAAGCGGTGGAAGGCATTGACGTCATTGTCGGAGGCCACACCCATACGCTGTTGGAGAAGCCTACGGTGGTGACCGATGCTCAGCACCAGACACCGACAATTATTGTGCAAGCGAACGAGTGGGGCAAGTTCTTGGGGCGTTTGGATGTTACTTTTGATAAGGACGGAAACGTGCTGCCCGCGGAAACGCAAGGAAATTTGCTGAAGGTGGACGCGGCTGTGCCTGAAGATGCAACGGCTAAGTCCATGCTGAACTTCTATAACGGCAAGCTGGAAGCAGTGAAGAACCAGGAGATCGGCGAGACAACCGTTGTGCTTGATGGCGTGCGGGAGAATGTCAGAGCGAAGGAAACCAATCTGGGTAACTTTATCGCGGACGGCATGCTGGCCAAAGCTAAGGCGTTGAAGCAAGCGGATGTAGCCATTATGAACGGCGGAGGGATTCGGGGCTCCATTGATATAGGCAAAATTACGATGGGTGAGCTTCGGACCGTCATGCCTTTCGGCAACACGCTGTATGTGCTGGATGTTACGGGTCAGCAGCTGAAGGATGGCCTGGAGAACGGCGTCAGCGGCGCGGCCTTGGCTTCCTTGCCGGGTAAGTTCCCGCAAGTGGCGGGCATGAAATTCAAATGGAGTCCGGATCGTACCGCGGGGAACTGGGTGTATGATGTGCAGATCCATAACGGAACCGGATTTGAAGCTTTGGATCTTACAGCTACATATCGGGTGGCTACGAACAGTTTCGTAGGCTTGGGCGGAGACGGTTATAATTCCTTCAAGCCGGTGGTTGGAAGCACATCGTACCGCGAGGATTTAGGGTTTGCGGATTACGAGATTTTCATTGAGCATATGAACAGCTTTAACGGGGTTATTGCCCCGAAGGTAGAGGGTCGGATTATAAGGGAGTTAGGTACCGGCAACAACGGCAACAACGGCAACAACGGCAACAACGGCAACAACGGCAACAACGGCAACAACGGCAACAACGGCAACAACGGCAACAATGGAAACAACGGAAACAATGGAAACAATGGAAACAACGGAAACAACGGAAACAATGGAAACAACGGCAACAAAGATAAAACAGAAAAGATTAAAGAGAATGGTAAAGATGTAATTCTTTTGAGCGTATCCAATATTAATGAAGCCGTAGATGGTGTAATTCAACTAGTTGTGAAGGCCGAAGACTCATCTGTTGACGGTTACCAAGTTAAACTAGAGCCTAATGCAGTGGAGCAAATATTCACCAGTACTAAAGCGGAGGAGATTGTTGTCAGCACGCCTGTTGGCCAGTATATCCTGCCGGTCGAAGAGCTCAAGAAGGCGGTTGGCCAAGGTGAGAATGTAACCGTGAAGTTCAAGCTTACGAGCAACGAACAAGCGGAGCAGCAAGCGATGCTTAAAGGAATTAAAGTACTGGCAGCCGTGGATTTCTCAATTGTGGTTTCCGTCAATAACGGTCCGGAGCGGGAAGTCGCTGCCTTTACACAATACGTTGAAAGAACGGTTGAACTGAAGAAAACACCGGACAATGCGGCAAGCTTAGCCGTTGTACGCGTAGTTACCCAGCCGGACGGTACGGTTACTTACGAGCCTATACCTTTCAAGTGGATCGACGGTAAAGTGCACCTATTCAGCTTTACGAACAGCACATTTGTGGTTATGGAGAACGCAAGAACCTTTGCGGATATAACCAACCATTGGGCTAAAGCGGATATTGAATCCATGGCGGGCAAAATGATTGTGTCCGGGATCAACGCAACGAAGTTCCAGCCTAATCAAAATATTACCCGGGCAGAATTCGCGATGATGATCGCCAAAGCCATGGGTCTTGGAACGACTACGGCTGCAACAGTCAACACGTTTACGGATATTAAGTCCGGTCAATGGTATTCATCTGCGGTTGAAGCCGCGGCGGGACACGGTCTGGTAAAAGGTGATGCGAAGGGGAGCTTTAATCCGAATCACCTGATTACAAGAGAAGAAATGGCCGTTATGCTCTACAACGCCATGTTCTTAGCCAACAACACACCATTAAACAACAGCAATGCAATAAACGCCAAGGATGCCGACAAGATCAGTCCTTGGGCCAAGCAAGCGGTGTCGGCTCTATACGACGCTTCAATTATGCAAGGCGTGAACGGCAACGTAAAGCCAAAGCAAGCATCAACACGCGCGGAAGCGGCGGCTTTATTGAACCGGATGTTGAGTAAGATCGATTTCAGCAAGTAA
- a CDS encoding HupE/UreJ family protein, giving the protein MKRLRRLSRWFRSFRPLTLCMSFIFLFSLPSAVMAHPLSTSFTEINVDEKHVDVSFALDELSVLEQLQIDANQDGRLDPMETEAQAANIAGMIEQFVTIQLDGMSQRGEWQSVEYRQSQDKWVVETTVRYALPAKSEQLTLQDRFYENSQESVAYTNFVSIAKEGQTTETILKGDDRSWSLPLQQAEAMNNSSWWSFFKLGMEHILTGYDHLLFLFALLLARQSLKEHIQVVTAFTIAHSITITLGVMGIVSLPGRFVESFIAFSICYVAAENIFRRKIQLRWSLTFLFGLIHGLGFAGILTEMNIPKSHLAVSMLSFNLGIEVIQIALILCVVPVLRWVQQKQLYPVAANIASSLIIAMGGLWLFERIFSS; this is encoded by the coding sequence ATGAAACGATTACGACGTTTATCCCGTTGGTTCCGTTCTTTTCGCCCTTTAACTCTATGTATGTCTTTCATTTTCCTGTTCTCCCTGCCTTCCGCCGTAATGGCGCATCCGCTTTCTACGAGTTTTACCGAAATAAACGTTGACGAGAAACATGTCGACGTTTCCTTCGCGCTGGACGAGCTGTCGGTTCTGGAGCAACTGCAGATTGACGCGAATCAAGACGGTCGGTTGGACCCTATGGAAACGGAAGCTCAGGCCGCTAACATTGCCGGTATGATCGAGCAATTTGTTACGATTCAACTGGACGGAATGTCCCAACGAGGGGAATGGCAGTCCGTCGAATACCGACAAAGCCAGGATAAGTGGGTTGTAGAAACTACGGTGCGCTATGCATTACCAGCCAAGTCGGAGCAATTAACCCTGCAAGACCGATTCTATGAAAATTCGCAGGAAAGCGTGGCCTACACCAACTTCGTCTCCATTGCCAAAGAGGGCCAAACGACTGAAACCATATTGAAAGGCGACGACCGTTCCTGGTCCCTTCCGCTTCAACAGGCAGAAGCCATGAACAACTCTTCTTGGTGGTCCTTCTTCAAGCTGGGTATGGAACATATCCTCACGGGCTATGATCATCTGCTGTTCTTATTTGCGTTATTATTGGCAAGACAGTCTCTCAAAGAGCATATTCAAGTGGTCACCGCCTTCACCATCGCGCACAGTATCACCATTACGCTTGGGGTCATGGGTATTGTAAGTTTACCGGGCCGGTTTGTGGAATCATTCATCGCATTCAGCATCTGTTACGTGGCGGCCGAAAATATTTTCCGTCGGAAAATCCAGCTCCGCTGGTCGCTCACCTTCCTGTTCGGACTGATTCACGGGTTGGGCTTTGCCGGAATTCTGACCGAGATGAACATTCCGAAGAGTCATCTGGCGGTCTCTATGTTAAGTTTTAATCTCGGAATCGAAGTCATCCAGATCGCGCTGATCCTATGTGTCGTGCCTGTTCTGCGTTGGGTGCAACAGAAGCAGCTTTATCCGGTGGCCGCCAACATCGCTTCCTCTCTAATCATCGCCATGGGCGGCTTGTGGTTGTTCGAACGGATCTTCTCCTCCTAA
- a CDS encoding alpha/beta fold hydrolase, which translates to MRIEQSIVKTSKGNVQYHKSGNGECRVVLINGGSGPIEGWMRVLTDISQASTVFAYNRLGVAGSDKPKESQDGITIVETLREALTLANFQPPYVLVGHSLGGLYANLFARMYPSEVAGIVFLEASHPKDLLLNQHQGKVVRWLNKALSMFDSFSPSKAFNEVHYVNQTAEQIQQLDAFPEVPVYVVTGGKENRMMPEEARKQRLANQRELLSLSKYSKHIIANNSGHFPQLTEPALVINTIKECVEQVNHRA; encoded by the coding sequence ATGCGTATTGAACAATCCATTGTGAAAACGTCCAAAGGAAATGTGCAGTACCATAAGAGCGGTAACGGCGAGTGCCGTGTGGTTCTGATCAACGGAGGTTCGGGGCCGATCGAAGGCTGGATGAGGGTTCTGACCGACATTTCGCAGGCATCCACGGTGTTTGCCTATAACCGGTTAGGGGTCGCAGGCAGCGACAAACCGAAAGAATCGCAAGACGGCATAACGATCGTGGAAACGTTAAGGGAGGCTTTAACGCTTGCAAATTTCCAACCTCCCTATGTGCTCGTAGGACATTCGCTTGGGGGATTATATGCTAATTTATTTGCGCGGATGTACCCGAGTGAGGTTGCGGGGATCGTCTTTTTGGAAGCCAGTCATCCGAAAGATTTACTCCTGAACCAGCATCAGGGCAAGGTCGTGCGATGGTTGAACAAAGCACTTTCGATGTTCGATTCCTTTTCTCCAAGCAAAGCATTTAACGAAGTTCATTATGTGAACCAGACCGCTGAGCAAATCCAGCAGCTGGATGCTTTCCCGGAGGTTCCGGTGTATGTGGTAACGGGCGGCAAGGAAAACCGAATGATGCCTGAGGAGGCTCGAAAACAACGGCTTGCGAATCAACGGGAGTTACTCTCTCTGTCCAAATATAGCAAACACATCATCGCGAACAACAGCGGACATTTCCCTCAATTAACAGAACCCGCGCTTGTCATTAACACCATTAAAGAATGTGTGGAACAAGTTAATCATCGCGCCTGA
- a CDS encoding DUF3299 domain-containing protein — MTRGSTIIKTSITMLALLLLLIGCGTDDRTVNPQEPAASGIANNVSPISKSVSTSDNGLTEIQFKDFFTSSATGDGQINPDMAELHGKMVGIHGYMTELTPIDNRFIYLVPTAGAACPFCSTDNPKYMEAIAVYVKDGASVDFTNQALWAYGKLEIGEEADEATGLISMYRLVDASVEPYQAR; from the coding sequence ATGACACGAGGGTCCACTATTATCAAAACAAGCATAACCATGCTAGCCTTACTCCTGTTGCTCATCGGTTGCGGCACGGACGACAGAACGGTCAATCCACAGGAGCCCGCCGCTTCAGGCATCGCCAACAACGTCTCACCCATCTCCAAATCCGTCTCCACATCCGATAACGGTCTCACCGAAATCCAGTTCAAGGATTTCTTTACCTCCTCCGCCACGGGGGACGGTCAAATTAACCCGGACATGGCGGAACTTCACGGCAAGATGGTGGGTATTCACGGCTACATGACCGAGTTAACGCCTATCGATAACCGTTTCATCTATCTGGTGCCGACGGCCGGAGCCGCCTGTCCGTTCTGTTCCACGGATAATCCCAAGTATATGGAAGCCATCGCCGTGTACGTGAAAGATGGAGCATCCGTTGACTTCACGAATCAAGCCTTGTGGGCCTACGGGAAGCTCGAAATTGGCGAAGAGGCCGATGAAGCGACAGGATTAATCAGCATGTACAGGCTGGTGGATGCCAGCGTAGAGCCTTATCAGGCGCGATGA